A stretch of the Asticcacaulis sp. ZE23SCel15 genome encodes the following:
- the hisH gene encoding imidazole glycerol phosphate synthase subunit HisH yields the protein MSKIVVVELGCANTASVLFALERLGAEAVLSSDAAEIAAAPKLVLPGVGAAGFAMSQARELGLVEVLRGFERPLLGVCLGQQLLFEASDEGDVECLGLIPGKVTKMIVPENYVVPHMGWNTLEPLKDDPLNDGVYAGDYAYFVHSFVCPVNDYTLTQSTYGEPFAAMVRKGNVWGCQFHPERSSATGAKILENFLRA from the coding sequence ATGAGCAAAATCGTTGTTGTTGAATTAGGTTGCGCTAATACTGCATCCGTCCTGTTTGCGCTGGAGCGACTAGGCGCGGAGGCTGTGCTGTCGTCCGATGCCGCTGAGATCGCCGCTGCGCCTAAGCTGGTCTTACCGGGGGTTGGCGCTGCCGGTTTTGCCATGTCTCAGGCGCGCGAACTGGGTCTGGTTGAGGTGTTGCGCGGCTTTGAGCGCCCGCTTCTAGGGGTATGTCTGGGCCAGCAATTGCTGTTTGAAGCCTCCGACGAAGGCGATGTCGAGTGCCTGGGGCTTATTCCGGGCAAGGTTACTAAAATGATTGTGCCCGAAAACTACGTCGTGCCGCACATGGGCTGGAACACGCTGGAACCGCTCAAAGATGATCCGCTTAACGACGGTGTGTACGCGGGCGATTATGCCTATTTCGTCCATAGTTTTGTCTGTCCGGTCAATGACTATACCCTGACCCAATCGACCTATGGCGAGCCGTTTGCGGCGATGGTGCGCAAAGGGAATGTCTGGGGCTGCCAGTTCCACCCGGAGCGGTCATCGGCCACAGGTGCGAAAATTTTGGAGAATTTCTTACGCGCTTGA